From the Notolabrus celidotus isolate fNotCel1 chromosome 12, fNotCel1.pri, whole genome shotgun sequence genome, one window contains:
- the LOC117822973 gene encoding actin-binding Rho-activating protein, translating to MGTNSQSSGILKSDEDVPAAAQLKDDTAGSIVSVRGLKENWQKWSHEHQEYQRTNPFNNSTRPSVVVPQRGQDDYGRPLQGSMTDQRGKDAHTHISREVQELCEVIRDIGEPRDKDVDGKMAVEFGKLFEHYVSISNKVVGVLLRARKQRLVDFEGEMLWQGKDDHVVITLLQ from the coding sequence ATGGGGACAAATAGCCAGAGCTCTGGCATCCTTAAAAGCGATGAAGACGTCCCAGCTGCTGCCCAGTTAAAAGATGATACTGCAGGGTCCATTGTCTCAGTAAGGGGCTTAAAGGAGAACTGGCAGAAGTGGTCTCATGAGCACCAGGAGTACCAGAGGACCAACCCCTTCAATAACAGCACCAGGCCCAGTGTGGTGGTCCCTCAGAGGGGGCAGGATGACTATGGGAGGCCCCTGCAGGGATCCATGACAGATCAGCGAGGGAAagacgctcacacacacatttctagaGAGGTTCAGGAGCTGTGTGAGGTGATAAGGGACATTGGAGAGCCAAGGGACAAAGATGTGGATGGGAAGATGGCTGTTGAATTCGGGAAACTGTTTGAGCATTATGTGAGCATCTCTAATAAAGTGGTGGGGGTTCTTCTGAGAGCGAGGAAACAGAGGCTGGTGGACTTTGAGGGAGAGATGCTGTGGCAGGGGAAGGATGATCATGTGGTTATAACACTATTACAATGA
- the hint3 gene encoding histidine triad nucleotide-binding protein 3 produces MAAVEANATQPAQVEISKTGSLPAEGYDKKCIFCKIVNNEMGTEILHSDEEISCFRDIKPGAPHHYLVVPSKHVGNCKSLSKEHVPLVKRMVETGKEILQKNNITDLSDVRFGFHWPPFCSVTHLHLHVLAPASQMGFMSRLFYRLNSYWFITADQLIELLNSKEETN; encoded by the exons ATGGCAGCTGTCGAGGCTAACGCTACACAACCTGCCCAGGTTGAGATCTCCAAAACGGGCAGCCTGCCAGCCGAAGGCTATGAcaagaaatgtattttctgcAAGATTGTAAACAATGAAATGGGCACGGAGATTCTTCACAGT gatgagGAGATCTCGTGCTTCAGAGACATCAAACCTGGAGCCCCACACCATTACTTAGTTGTCCCATCCAAACACGTTGGTAACTGTAAATCACTCAGCAAGGAACATGTGCCTTTGG TGAAGCGGATGGTGGAGACAGGGAAGGAGATCCTCCAGAAGAACAACATAACAGACCTCAGTGATGTCAG GTTTGGATTTCATTGGCCCCCATTCTGTTCTGTCACACACCTACACCTCCATGTCCTGGCACCGGCCAGCCAAATGGGCTTCATGTCCCGCCTCTTCTACAGACTAAACTCTTACTGGTTTATTACA GCAGATCAGCTGATTGAACTCCTCAACTCTAAAGAAGAGACTAACTGA
- the LOC117822772 gene encoding nuclear receptor coactivator 7: protein MGVAYSVGEVDHLYTFFVQWSPSIYKKGNKKQPQPHYLIREKHQNRYLVVEKDKVAVINKLLSNPANSSAKNWEHPGSKCCTFLFQRKETVQSMRYYRVQRLTEKSGAMKLLPENMRVLYFASNCMEPYVQIVTVQEAKRRLSLCSSEDSEAEEPEYQEDNEDVLPVLGDHSQLLDDHYLKRLAAHMPARTQGYPWQLVYSTATHGSSLKTLYRNMAGLDSPVLLVIKDMHKKVFGAFSSDPFKVSKYSYGTGETFLFSFNPEFQAYRWSGENSYFVSGNLESLQIGGGGGGFGLWLDADLYHGSSFSCPTFRNASLSSHEDFIVQDLEVWTVQN, encoded by the exons ATGGGAGTTGCATATAGCGTCGGAGA GGTTGACCACCTCTACACCTTCTTTGTTCAGTGGTCACCTTCAATATACAAGAAGGGCAACAAGAAGCAACCCCAGCCCCACTACCTCATCAGGGAGAAACACCAGAACCGCTACCTTGTCGTGGAAAAGGACAAGGTGGCTGTGATCAATAAGCTCCTTAGTAACCCTGcaaacagctctgcaaaaaACTGGGAG CATCCTGGAAGCAAATGCTGCACTTTCCTGTTCCAGAGAAAGGAAACTGTTCAGT CCATGCGGTACTACAGAGTGCAGAGACTGACAGAGAAATCCGGAGCTATGAAACTGCTACCAGAAAATATGAGAGTACTTTATTTTGCCAGTAACTGTATGGAGCCGTATGTCCAG ATTGTCACTGTTCAGGAAGCAAAGCGCCGCCTGAGTCTGTGCAGCTCCGAGGACTCTGAGGCAGAAGAGCCCGAGTACCAGGAAGATAATGAGGATGTTCTCCCTGTGCTGGGCGACCACAGCCAACTGCTGGATGACCATTACCTGAAGAGG CTTGCTGCCCACATGCCAGCAAGGACCCAGGGTTATCCATGGCAGCTGGTCTACAGCACAGCCACCCATGGGAGCagcctgaagactctttacaggAACATGGCCGGCCTGGACAGCCCGGTGCTGCTGGTCATCAAAGACATGCACAAAAAG GTGTTTGGTGCTTTTTCTTCTGATCCATTCAAAGTCAGTAAATACTCCTACGGCACAGGAGAAACCTTCCTGTTCAGCTTCAACCCTGAGTTCCAG GCGTACAGGTGGAGTGGAGAAAACTCCTACTTTGTGAGCGGGAACCTGGAATCTCTGCAGATTGGTGGAGGAgg GGGTGGATTTGGCCTGTGGCTGGATGCTGATCTGTACCATGGTTCAAGCTTCTCCTGTCCCACCTTCCGCAATGCATCTCTGTCCTCACACGAAGACTTTATCGTACAAGACCTCGAAGTCTGGACTGTGCAGAACTGA